A stretch of DNA from Halorubrum sp. BOL3-1:
CTTTTGGGAGAGTAACACGCCCTTTCTCATCGACCGTGAGCGTCAGTTCTTTTCTGTGATTTTCGTCAACTACTGGGTCTTCCATCTGTTCTCGCTCGACATACCCTACTGTGCTGTTATACAAAACTGTTGACCAATTACGGTGGGTTCTCAGCCGTGTTGAGAGCGGTTAGCTTTCCCGTTTCGTAGGCACGCCGCCAGAGTTGGTGGACGGCCCGTGTCACGACTCTCGGTTCCGTTACCTCGATACACGAACTCGTGACGGAATCAGCGTCGGGCGGGTGATGGAAATGTCGATCTGGAGCATCGGGTTTCGGGTGATGGTCGAATCGGAAGTCGAGCCCGTTTTCGTCCGTATGATGGACACTGTAACATCCCGTCTGGTACCACTGAACGTCGAACCGACACCACATCGCGTCGCCGATACCATCGTCAATGTGGACTTGTAGTTCGGTTGGGTCAAGCAGGCTGTCGAAGTCAGCGTGACTGATGAGTCCGTCACACGCGAGGAACTCCTCTCGAATCTCTTCGAGGGCCGTGACATTTAGTGACCCGACGTCTCCTTCGATGTCTTCGTCCATTTACGCTGAGGATTGTGAGGCGTCGTCACCGAACGCGCCGCGTTCTTGCTGCTCGGTTGTCGACTCGCCGGTACGTACGGTAGCTGTATGGCTGTCATCAGGATCAAATCCATAGAGTGCGAGCGCTGCCTGTGCGATCTCAAGATTCTGTTCGATCTGACGCCACCGCGCGACGTCTTTCCACCCCTCGTCGCCGGCCTCAAGATCGAGTGTAAGTTCGTCGATAGTCCCTACCTCGTGAGTCTTCGTGAGGTTCGCGCGTTCCTCTTTGAGTTCCCTGATCGAGTCGCGGATCTCGTCTTTCGTGTGTTCGCGGTGGATCGCAGCGATACGGCGCATCGCGAGTGCCTGGGGGGCACGCATATACTGACTGCCGGTGTCAGTACCGATTCGTTTGACACGCCCGTCTTCAGCCATCGTTGAGAGATACTTGCGCGCCGTCGGCGGACTAACGCGTGCGCGGTCCGCGATCTCCGCGACGGGTTGCGGCTCAGTTGTGACGTCGACGACCTGGCGCACTCGGTCGAACGCCGTCGTCTCGTCGGTCCACTCCTCAACGACAGCCTGGTTTAGGTTACCTTCCCAGAGGTTCTCTGGCGGATCGCTGGTGGTCATACTTGTAGCTACGAGTGAGTGTGTGAAAATAGCTTTGATAGAAATAAGCTATTTTTGTGACTAACCCAGATATCTCGCTGGAGAGCAAGGCTACTGTGAACTGCTTTGGGGTCAAGCCCCAAATCAAAAAGAAGGGCTGTCGGGAACGGTGACAGATGGGGCTCACTCATCGGCGCGCTGGTATGGCCCTTCTTCGAGTGCCCGCTCGTGAACGTCTACTGCGAACGTCACGTCGCTGAGCGTCGGGTCGAAGTTCCTCACGACAGCAAGGATCCGCTCAATTGCTTGGGTAACCGCAATGGCTTCAACAGCGGGAATGTTGAGATCGTCGGCAACACCGCGGCGGGTCGTCTCGCCCTGTAGGTAGGTGATCGTGCCCATCAGCGCTGGTGCCAGTGCCGCCTTCCCGTGGCGATCAACGTAGAGTTCGAGGTCGTCGTCAACGCTGGTTGCACCGTAGACGGCGATGATAGCAGGCCCGAATTCGAGGGTGATCTCATCGGTCCAATCGCCGCTCACTGGGTCGGCACGCCAGAGTGCTGAACCGTCCTGGTATTCGTCCAGTTCCTCCGCGACGCCGAGCTCTTCCAGCATATTAGCGTACTTGTACGCAGTACTCTTCGAGAAGTTCTGGCGCTCACGGGCAGCGGTGATCGTCGTCAGGGCGTTGATCATAATGTCCGTGTAGAACCGGGCCAGCTCTGGCGTCCCTAGTAATTCCTGGATGACGAAGAACCGGTGGGCGGTGTGTCCTGCATCTGGCGGCTGAACAGAGGGTGAGGCATCCGACATAGTCCATAGTACGCGAACTATGTACTAAGTATTTGGAGTAAATCAAGACAATGGAGTGACGTGGCGTCGTTCGCGTTGTTGAGCTACCGACGCCTACTCACCTGAAGTCGTACTCGCTCTCGCGGGCGTTGACGTACGTCGTGTTGCCCTCGCGATCAGGCACGTAACACGGGCCTCTATCACTGCCATTGAATACGGGCGCTTCAATATCG
This window harbors:
- a CDS encoding helix-turn-helix domain-containing protein, whose amino-acid sequence is MTTSDPPENLWEGNLNQAVVEEWTDETTAFDRVRQVVDVTTEPQPVAEIADRARVSPPTARKYLSTMAEDGRVKRIGTDTGSQYMRAPQALAMRRIAAIHREHTKDEIRDSIRELKEERANLTKTHEVGTIDELTLDLEAGDEGWKDVARWRQIEQNLEIAQAALALYGFDPDDSHTATVRTGESTTEQQERGAFGDDASQSSA